The following coding sequences are from one Nitrospiria bacterium window:
- the priA gene encoding primosomal protein N', whose product MTHPPPVTLVEVAIPLRISRPFHYTVPPQLTGQIKKGVGVRVPFGRKEVTGFVVGFPKDSPIKDLKEIQSILGDVPFFNEELLALFLWVSSYYCAPLGQVLKTALPSLAQAGTVQDRWFELILNHENQINSLFPPRKKTDRQTELLHFLLELQNPFSVDDMLSSGFSRSTLNALVRKGLVKPVKPTGSLFPAKTVSPLLTQKKSASLNPDLGENPSPTKPVQDIPVPSQEQQKAIDEIKKAILKGGFNPFLLEGITGSGKTEVYIHAIQATLQQGKKALFLVPEIALTTQLIERLRSRLGEPVAIFHSGLSPRERRHAWSGIQTGEFRVALGVRSAVFAPFSPLGLIVIDEEQDASYKQGEGLRYHARDVALMRAKKTGSVVILGSATPSLETYQNSQLGKYGHLYLTHRVDHRPLPKFQIIDLRDHSQDDALLSPPLLKAINDRLEAGEQILLFLNRRGFRPGLLCRDCGHTLRCPNCSVGLTLYKKGTVLCHYCDFETQPPEGCPECHGIRWGGVRGGTEKLEEEVRLNFPKAKTVRMDRDTTRRKNAHGDILKQMADRRCDILIGTQMIAKGHDLPGITLVGIVLADVGLTLPDFRASERLFQVVTQVAGRCGRGSQPGEVIIQTFNPKETTLLFAANHQIEPFYQQELGNRKVALFPPYCRLALLVFQGNREEGAYNGSVTVKQIAINIQNAYPVLPKHGIEILGPVPAPIGKIRGKYRFQLLIKAKRAGDLQQFLKKILNEAQLKPPAQGVEFFVDVDPQSFL is encoded by the coding sequence ATGACCCACCCCCCCCCTGTAACTCTTGTCGAGGTGGCTATCCCCCTCCGTATCTCAAGGCCGTTTCATTATACCGTTCCGCCACAATTAACGGGACAAATAAAAAAAGGGGTGGGCGTTCGGGTGCCCTTTGGGCGCAAGGAGGTAACGGGTTTTGTGGTGGGTTTTCCCAAAGATTCCCCTATCAAGGACCTCAAAGAGATTCAATCCATTCTTGGTGACGTCCCTTTTTTTAATGAAGAGCTTTTAGCGCTTTTTTTATGGGTCTCCTCCTATTATTGTGCCCCTTTAGGCCAGGTTTTAAAAACAGCCCTCCCTTCCTTGGCTCAGGCTGGGACTGTACAAGATCGGTGGTTTGAATTAATTTTGAATCACGAAAACCAAATTAACTCCCTCTTCCCCCCTAGAAAAAAGACGGATCGTCAGACCGAACTTCTTCATTTTCTCCTTGAACTCCAAAATCCTTTCTCTGTGGATGATATGTTGTCCTCAGGATTTTCCAGATCTACTTTAAACGCTTTGGTTCGAAAAGGCCTTGTCAAACCCGTAAAACCCACGGGATCACTATTTCCCGCAAAAACAGTCTCCCCACTGCTGACCCAAAAGAAGAGCGCTTCCCTAAATCCCGATTTGGGAGAAAACCCTTCCCCAACAAAACCAGTCCAAGATATCCCGGTTCCCTCTCAAGAGCAGCAAAAGGCAATTGATGAAATTAAGAAAGCCATTCTTAAAGGAGGCTTCAACCCCTTTCTTTTAGAAGGAATTACCGGAAGCGGAAAAACCGAGGTTTACATCCATGCCATCCAGGCCACCCTTCAGCAAGGCAAAAAAGCTCTTTTTTTGGTTCCAGAGATTGCACTGACCACCCAATTGATTGAACGGTTGCGGTCCAGGTTAGGGGAACCGGTGGCTATTTTTCACAGTGGCCTCTCACCCCGGGAGCGTCGCCACGCCTGGAGTGGAATCCAAACAGGGGAGTTTCGGGTGGCCCTTGGGGTTCGTTCGGCGGTCTTTGCCCCCTTTTCTCCACTAGGTTTAATCGTTATTGATGAAGAGCAAGACGCTTCCTATAAACAGGGTGAAGGCCTTCGCTATCATGCTCGCGATGTTGCCTTGATGCGGGCAAAAAAAACCGGGTCCGTGGTCATCTTGGGTTCGGCCACCCCTTCATTGGAAACCTACCAAAATAGTCAACTGGGGAAATATGGACATCTTTATTTAACTCATAGAGTTGATCATCGCCCCCTCCCGAAATTTCAAATCATTGACCTCCGGGATCACTCCCAAGACGATGCACTTCTGTCTCCCCCTCTCTTAAAAGCAATCAATGACCGCTTGGAAGCTGGGGAACAAATTCTTCTTTTTCTCAACCGGAGAGGTTTTCGGCCCGGCCTTCTTTGCAGAGATTGCGGCCATACCCTCCGCTGTCCCAACTGCAGTGTGGGATTAACTCTATATAAAAAAGGAACGGTGCTCTGCCATTATTGTGATTTCGAAACCCAGCCACCGGAGGGTTGTCCCGAGTGTCATGGAATTCGTTGGGGAGGAGTTCGCGGAGGAACGGAAAAGTTAGAAGAAGAGGTTCGTCTCAATTTTCCCAAAGCCAAAACGGTCCGAATGGACCGGGACACGACCCGGAGAAAAAATGCCCATGGTGACATTTTGAAACAAATGGCTGATAGGCGGTGCGACATTCTTATTGGGACACAGATGATCGCCAAAGGCCATGACCTTCCTGGGATCACACTGGTGGGAATCGTATTAGCGGATGTAGGACTCACTCTTCCTGATTTTAGAGCCTCCGAACGTTTGTTTCAGGTGGTCACCCAAGTGGCCGGCCGTTGCGGGCGTGGGTCCCAGCCTGGAGAAGTCATTATTCAAACCTTTAATCCTAAGGAAACCACCCTTCTCTTTGCCGCAAATCACCAGATCGAACCCTTTTACCAACAGGAACTTGGAAACAGGAAGGTGGCCCTATTTCCCCCCTATTGCCGTCTTGCTTTACTGGTTTTTCAAGGAAATCGAGAGGAGGGGGCCTACAATGGGTCCGTCACCGTTAAACAAATTGCCATCAACATTCAAAACGCTTATCCAGTGCTCCCAAAACATGGAATTGAAATTTTGGGCCCGGTCCCCGCTCCCATTGGCAAAATTCGAGGAAAATATCGATTCCAGCTATTAATCAAGGCAAAGAGGGCAGGAGATTTACAACAATTTTTGAAAAAAATACTGAATGAAGCCCAACTCAAACCCCCTGCTCAAGGGGTGGAATTTTTTGTGGATGTTGATCCACAATCCTTTCTTTAA